The sequence TCAATGAAGATGTGAtaaagaaacacatgcctccacattttcctcaagctttgcatgggaaaaagggaatcaacAATGCATTAGAAATTCTtaaagtgttgaggcaagtgaaggtcaacatcccgttgctagacatgatcaaacaagtgccgacttatgcaaaattcttgaaagacttgtgcactatcaaaagagggttgaatgtgaataagaaagccttcttgactgagcaagtaagtgccatcatacagtgcaagtctccagtgaagtacaaagatctgggctgtcctaccatctcagtgatgattggagggGAGTTAgtagagaaagctttgttggacttgggggcaagtgtgaatttgctaccatactctgtctacaagcaattgggacttggtgaattgaagccaacatcaatcactctatctctagcagatagatcagtgaagattccaagagggatgattgaagatgtcttagttcaagttgaaaatttctactatccagtggattttgttgttcttgatacagaCCCAATTGTCAAaggaactaattatgttcctgtcatacttggaagaccattcctagctacatcaaatgcaatcattaATTGTAGGAATGAacttatgcaactcacgtttggcaacatgacattggagctcaatatcttctatatgtgcaaGAAGCCAATCAatctggaagaagaagaaggtccataagaggtgtgcatcattgacactttagtggaggagcattgtaatcagaaaatacaagaagagttgaatgaaagtcttgggaatcttgatgaagggttacctaaACCCTCAGATATGCTTGCTACTCTACCAccttggaggaggatagaagaaattctacctttgttcaatgagAAGGAGACATAAGAAGTTGTTAAAGAGGAGGCCCCAAAACTTATTCTGAAGCCACtacccacggagttgaagtatgcatacctagaagagaataagaagtgtcctgttgttatatcttcatctcttaccactcctcaggaggagtgtttacttgaagttcttaggagatgtaagaaagcaataggttGGCAAATATCTAACTTGAAAGGTATCAACACTTTagtctgtacacatcatatatacatggaagaagaagctaagccagttcgtcaacctcaaagaagactgaatcctcatatgcaagaggtggtgcgagttgaggttcttaagctacttcaggccggtattatctaccccatatcagatagcccatgggtgagtcctactcaagtagtGCCAAAGAATTCAGGGATcacagtggtgcaaaatgataagggatcACAGtggtgtattgattatagaaaattgaatgttgtgacaaggaaggatcattttccattgccatttactGATCAAGTgctggagagagtctcaggccatcatttctattgtttcttggacggctactccgggtattttcaaatagaaattgatattgaagaccaggagaagaccactttcataTGTCTATTcggaacatatgcctacagaagaatgccttttggtttatgcaatgcacctacAACATTCCAATGAtgtatgttaagcattttcaatgatatggtggagcgtattatgaaagtttttatggatgatatcaccatatatggaagcatatttgaggaatgcttagtcaacttggaagctgttttgaaccgatgcattgaaaATGACTTAGTGCTTcattgggagaaatgtcattttatggtacatcaaggaattgtccttggccacatcatctccaagaaagacattgaagttgataaagcaaatgtggaacttattgtcaaattgccatccccaacaactgtaaaaggagtaaggcaatttcttggccatACTGAgttctacaggaggtttattaaagatttctctaaactttcaaagcctctttgtgaactattagtcatggatgctaaatttgtatgggatgagagatgtcaaaatatttttaagcaaCTGAAGTAGTttttgacaactgctccaataaTGAGAGCTCCTAattggcaactaccttttgaagtgatgtgtgatgccagtgactttgctataggagttgttcttagtcaaagagaggatggaaagccttatgtgatctactatgcaagaaaaacattgaacgaagtgcaaagaaactacacaaccatagagaaagaattgttggctgtagttttttccttagacaaatttcgtgcttatttagtagggtctttcattgtggttttcactgaccactcggctttgaagtacttattgacaaagcaagatgcaaaagcaaggttgattagatggattctcttactacaaaagttcaatctccaaatcaaagacaagaaaggagtggagaatgttgtagctgaccacctttcaaggctgGCTATAGCGCATAATTCCCATGgtttacctattaatgatgattttccagaggagtcactcatgttgttagaagatgctccttggtatgctcatattgctaactatctagttactgaTGAAGTtctaagtgagtggaaagcataggataggaagcacttctttgtaaaaattcatgcttactattgggaagaaccttttcttttcaagtattgtgcagatcaaataataaggaagtgtgtccctgaacaagagcaacatGGGATCTTCAGTCATTGCCACGAAagcgcatgtggaggccactttacCTCTCaaaaaacagccatgaaggtgttgcaatcaggtttcagttggccatcacttttcaaggATGCTCACACCATGTgcaggagctgtgatagatgccaaaggcttgggaagttaACACGTAGGAaccaaatgcctatgaaccccattttaatagttgatcttttcgatgtttggggcattgacttcatgggacctttccctatgtcttttggtaactcttacattttggtgggggtagactatgtttctaaatgggttgaggcaatcccgtgtaaacacaatgaccacaaagttgttctcaagtttctcaaagagaacatcttcacaagatttggggtgcccaaggccataatcagtgatggaggtactcatttttgcaacaagccttttgaaactctcttagtgaagtatggggtgaagcacaaggtagctacaccttaccacccttaGACTTCTGgtcaagttgagttagcaaacagggaaatcaagaatatattgatgaaggtggtgaacacgagcagaagagattggtctgttaagctccatgattcactatgagCATAcagaacaacttacaagactattcttgacATGTCTCCTTATTGCCTAGTCTATGgaaaagcatgccatctccctgtgaaGTTAaatacaaggcttggtgggcaattaagaaggtaaacatggacttgaacagagCGGGGatgaagaggtgcttagaccttaatgagatggagaaattgagaaatgatgcctacatcaattccaaagttgcaaaacataggatgaagaggtggcatgatcagttaatctctaacaaagaatttcaaaagtgacaaagagtcttactctatgactttAGGCTCCACATCTTTCCAGGAAAGCTaaaatcaaggtggataggccctttcattatttaCCAAGTGCATtccaatggagtagtggaactactcaattccaacagcacaaacactttcaaagtcaatggccaccgtctcaagccattcatggagcctttCAATCAAAACAAAGAGGAAGTCAGTCTCCTTGAGCCACAACAATCTTAACCAAAAAGGggtagatggacttagtctttctgaAGACTAACCAAAgtccatgttttttgtttcaattttgttgatttaaaagctttattattaattttaattttaattttagctttaatttattttattttgatctaacttagactttttagatgatcaaaattaggaggaacttcaaaaaaattggaagaaagcCTCAAAGAACTAAAGAATGAGAAAAAGCCTGAAAAAACATAGCaatatttcaactttcaaaaatttcgcaagttgaaattcCAACTTGGGAAAATGGGGACCAACTTGAGAAATCCTAAAAGCACAAATTCGCAAGTCCACTATTCAACTTGCGAAAGCACCTCCAGGAACACGTGTGCCATTTCGCAAgttcaaaatccatttttgCAGCCTGCGAATCAACTTGTGAATCAAGTTGTGAAATTGGGCAACTTGCGAATTCCAGGcaacttgcgaaaatgccaaccATTGTTTAAATTCCTATTTAAACCTCTGATGTCTTCCATTTTCATTTCGCACAACCACTCCAAGTTGCGAAAAGCCCTATCAAGTTGAGAAACTCAAAAGTCCAGAGCATTTCCTCCATTGGAAGCCCTGAGGTCGTGCATCTGAAGAGGAAGCACCTCCGAGCACCTAACACGCACCCAAAGGAACACAAGCCAAGCAATTcatctccatttcagccatggccaagacaagAGGAGCCCAAGCCGCGTCTCCATCAGCTAGCAATCCAAGGCCAAGAGCTTCATTTGCATGGGATTCCACATCTAAGGCACCACAGGCCCCTGCCATTCCATCTTCTGGGGGTGGAGTTCCATCTAACCCTCCTTAGCGCAGGTATGAGACgaggagaccacccactacacCTGAGGAAAGCACTCCGCGCTCTAAGAGATCGGTTAAACGCCCTTCTATAAAGAAAGCCAAAGTTTCAGGCCTAGGAGAGTCATCTGCACCTCCACAGCCTCAGCCGCCTGCTATAGAGTCCCAGATTCCTTCTAGGATGGCTCTAGAAACAATTATCAGATGACTTATGGTTACACAGCCACCTATTGAAGGAAATTTGGATTATAGAGCCAGACCATTCCACTCCGAGCTATGTTTTGATATAGAGACTTTCAGACAACAGCCGGAGCTTAGAGATTCATTCCACCTACTGCAGAGATACCATTTGGAACACCTGATGACTCCTAGGGACTTCTTATATCCTAGAGTAGCATTAGACTTCTATCAGTCTATGATCACTCGTCGCGTCCGagatcctactgtcatccacttcactattgatggacaCCAAGGTATCATTGGAGCTAGACACATTGTAGAGGCCTTACATCTTCCATATGAGCATGTGAGTCCAACATATTTCAGAGAGTAGTCTTATTTTTCTCAGAGGGACATGGTCCGTATATTGTCCAGGGGGACCTCTACACGCTCATTTCTTCTTAGGAAGAAGCTTCTACCTGGGATGCTCCTTGTAGATGTGGTGTTGCGCTCCAATatatttccacttcagcatatggtgcagAGGAGATGAGCTATATTGGAGGCTTTATTCTGGATATATGAGGGTTActactttggccctcatcatttgattatgacctCTCTTCTCTACTTTGAAAAGAAGGTCCGCAGGAGGAAGCTTTAGAGAGCAGATGTCATTCCATTACTTTTTCCCAGGCTGCTCTGTTAGAAATTAGAGCATTTGGGCTATTCTtctgagcctcagcttgagcgcCACCGCATTTGCCGAGAGCCATTCACTCTTGACAAATAGAATCATTTGACGGCTTATGTTGCACCTCAAGGAGCCTCAGATATGCCAGCACCTCCAGAGCCACTACAGGATGAGCAACCACCACAGGCACAGCAGGCTGAGATGCCTATAGAGATCGTACCACTTGCCCTTGTAGCACCTTCTATAGTGCCCATGCCTGAGGCTACATCCTCTACTCCTCCTACCACTTCTGAAGCCCCACCAATTGTACCAGCTACATCAGCACCTCCTCCATCTGAGTCATCTATCAGCATATCCAGTTTAGAGTTTAGAGGCCCATGTCATACATTACAAACATTGAGCACCACTCAAGGTGTTCTCTTCCAGTAGATGGCAGCCATACGTGCACATCAGGATTAGCTTATTGCCATGCGaacccagcatactgccatcaTTAGGCAGATACAATAGCATTTGGGTATTCTGCCACCACTTGAGCATGATATGCCTAGCCCATCAAAGCTTATAGCTCCATCTGAGGAGGCTACTCTAGCAGAGCAAACTATGCCTCATGAAGAGACTACTACAGTAGAGGACGAGACTCCTATCCAGAGCACTCAAGAGACCACAGTAGAGCCATCGTCTTCACATGATCCTTCCACCACTACCTGATCATCTatctattttttgtatttacttattacaGTAGAACTgttaatcccatgttttttaagttttatatactaggattggatgtattacatgtgcatatttcatattgtactttcttaaagtaatacatatccatcattttttagtatacttagcatatttttatttatttcctctcctcattatgttttttttttttaatcatgtggtttctcctatacaatTCAGACTCTATtccactcaggaggtaccacttcctccatttattttcaattgctcttcAAACATTAAGGGCAATGTTCAGCATggtttggggggggggggggggttgaggaaggaagtattgtttaTAATGCTAAGTTTTAAATggtaatttagttactttttgtttaattttttttttaaaaaaattgaatactcttcatggttatcaagaaaaattctcaaaatgaaatgggagaaattgaatttttgtatttttacttgacttagagtttgtattatgctttgGGTATTGCCccgttgattactactcaaaaagtgctattttatagcttgtaatcaactattttaaacacttttgagtagtagttattaccttttaactcaattggcatgttaaggacccttgcaatcgtttcttatcaaattgtgttaagttttggtgtttttcatagcttttttatcactaaagcaatccaagaatgagggagatctttgtatagttcatggcaaagccagttgaagctcaaattcatgaagaaactaagttttggagcttcataaccctttgTCAAAGCCAAACGAGGATGCAAAGAAGAAAATCACATAAGAAATTAATCATCGagcaatttcgcaagttgtggaATCCAACTTGTGAAATAAGAAGAGGAAAGGAATCACTGCAGGACAGAGAGCTGATTAGTTGCAGGACAATTTCACAACTTGTGAAACCACAAttccaacttgcgaaatggacaaTTCCAACTTGctaaaatttcgcaagttgcatTTGAACTTGAGAAATCCACCTGTAATCTGAGATATTTGCGCACCGACTccgtttgatatttatctttagatatttgtgtgtaaatccctattttctccttgtaacccaccaatgacaagttttcttggttgggaagttagcaagaggggtgaatagcctctctatataagatctattgtaattttcttttaagataTCTTGGGAGTTTTTCTCAGAGAcaaacttttgtatagtttttcagAAGTAATACACAAAGCtctgctctgccttaccttctcactttgttttctcttttatttttatttctagcaaatcaaactctaaggatgttttcccagaggatgagtggctaggctttttgttccTTGGAGTGAAGGATGCTAGGTAAAGttccggatacaaaagtggaagtttcgttgtttcagtttttaatgaagagaaagtgtgacccattaatggtttttatctttttagttaacttaaaatcccttaaaatcacctaggctaacacttggtaaggcaagcggactccgtccattgagttacactagtttatctcttgcgaacctctgggaggtggtttaaaggaaGGATTAtttagaatagccaacacttggtaagcttttggactcccaggagacatccattagttatctcttgcgagcttttgatgggtaatccaaggttaaggatcctttgaatggccaataccaggtgagaggtatga is a genomic window of Vitis riparia cultivar Riparia Gloire de Montpellier isolate 1030 chromosome 1, EGFV_Vit.rip_1.0, whole genome shotgun sequence containing:
- the LOC117920786 gene encoding mucin-7-like, with the translated sequence MPAPPEPLQDEQPPQAQQAEMPIEIVPLALVAPSIVPMPEATSSTPPTTSEAPPIVPATSAPPPSESSISISSLEFRGPCHTLQTLSTTQGVLFHPSKLIAPSEEATLAEQTMPHEETTTVEDETPIQSTQETTVEPSSSHDPSTTT